A window from Prochlorococcus marinus CUG1435 encodes these proteins:
- a CDS encoding trypsin-like peptidase domain-containing protein: MKRDIYKLLLIASLTTVGFRYPAKVISQPLSKPKINEVNLYSNKSFITAAVEKTGSSVVTIETKRYVKARKFPRNSQLFLDPYFERFFGLDLPDDNRPRIEQSQGSGFFFADRLIMTNAHVVNGSDQVIVGLTNGKKFKATLVGQDLFTDLAILQIEGKGPWPIAKLGDSTKIKVGDWAIAVGNPFGLENTVTLGIISNLKRNVTQLGIYDKKLELIQTDAAINPGNSGGPLLNSNGEVIGINTLIRSGPGAGLSFAIPINKAKEISYQIINNGKVIHPMIGVSLIDESNFETNNNTVKVGYVVPNSPAEKSGIFVNDIFIKVGNKEIKTASDVISQINKNGINKQINILLKRKNKFIKLRVKPTDITNLQNK; encoded by the coding sequence TTGAAAAGAGACATCTACAAGCTATTACTAATCGCCTCATTAACTACAGTGGGATTTAGATATCCTGCAAAAGTCATATCTCAACCATTAAGTAAACCAAAAATTAATGAAGTTAATTTATATTCAAACAAATCTTTTATAACTGCAGCTGTTGAAAAAACAGGTTCCTCTGTAGTAACAATTGAAACTAAGAGATATGTTAAAGCAAGAAAATTTCCAAGAAATTCTCAATTATTTTTAGACCCATATTTTGAAAGATTCTTTGGATTAGATTTACCAGATGACAATCGGCCTAGGATAGAGCAAAGCCAAGGAAGTGGATTTTTTTTCGCAGATAGACTCATAATGACCAACGCCCATGTTGTAAATGGATCGGATCAAGTAATTGTTGGTTTAACAAACGGTAAAAAATTTAAAGCAACGCTAGTAGGTCAAGATTTATTTACCGATTTAGCTATTCTTCAGATTGAAGGGAAAGGACCTTGGCCAATAGCAAAATTAGGTGATTCAACAAAAATTAAAGTTGGTGATTGGGCAATCGCAGTTGGAAATCCATTTGGATTAGAAAATACAGTTACACTTGGTATTATTAGCAATCTAAAAAGAAATGTAACTCAATTAGGAATATACGATAAAAAACTGGAACTTATTCAAACAGATGCTGCTATTAATCCTGGAAATTCTGGCGGTCCACTATTAAATAGCAACGGAGAAGTAATTGGTATTAATACCTTGATCAGATCAGGTCCAGGAGCGGGGTTAAGTTTTGCAATTCCAATTAATAAAGCTAAGGAAATTTCCTATCAAATAATAAATAATGGAAAAGTTATACATCCTATGATTGGAGTGAGCCTAATAGATGAAAGTAATTTTGAAACAAATAATAATACCGTAAAAGTTGGTTACGTTGTACCTAATAGTCCAGCTGAAAAAAGTGGAATATTTGTAAATGACATTTTTATAAAAGTTGGTAATAAAGAGATTAAAACAGCTTCGGATGTTATAAGCCAAATTAACAAAAATGGTATTAATAAACAAATAAATATATTATTGAAGCGTAAAAATAAATTTATCAAATTAAGAGTAAAACCAACTGATATTACTAATCTACAAAATAAATAA
- a CDS encoding YihY/virulence factor BrkB family protein codes for MQRSSTWILKSLWEACERWSKSDCVDLSAAFAYYTLQSFFPILLISLSIASWFLGKQEGLDQKIIETLQTNDIVPDSVIELVQTTLFKLIEQGFGAGILGAMFLLFTAGNAYLSLQRGADRLWEDELPSKKVNAAWRVQASKFLRNRVEAFLIVFFIGFLMVLDQISANLRMIPSNVLENLSKSNNLIADLLLKLPLLQVGQFAIPLIGFSLMALLLQALLPSRKVPLKPLLPGSFLIGIGLTTLNLAVSKSILSLGVRFQAYGFIGGFLVLTLWVWLLGVILYFGQCWSVVIARMSLVNKKRNYRKG; via the coding sequence ATGCAAAGAAGTTCAACATGGATACTGAAAAGTTTATGGGAAGCTTGTGAGCGATGGAGTAAATCTGATTGTGTTGATTTAAGCGCTGCATTTGCATACTACACACTCCAATCATTTTTTCCCATCCTTCTAATTTCTCTTTCAATAGCTTCATGGTTCCTAGGAAAACAAGAAGGATTAGACCAAAAAATAATAGAAACTCTTCAAACCAATGATATAGTTCCCGATTCTGTGATTGAATTGGTTCAGACAACTTTATTTAAATTAATTGAACAGGGTTTTGGAGCAGGAATTCTAGGAGCTATGTTCTTGCTTTTTACGGCAGGCAATGCATATTTATCTCTTCAAAGAGGTGCAGATAGGCTATGGGAAGACGAACTACCTTCAAAAAAAGTAAACGCTGCTTGGAGAGTCCAAGCTTCGAAGTTTCTCCGAAATAGAGTTGAAGCCTTTTTAATAGTATTCTTTATAGGTTTTTTAATGGTACTAGATCAGATTAGTGCGAATTTAAGAATGATCCCAAGTAACGTTTTAGAAAATCTTTCAAAATCTAATAATTTAATTGCTGACTTATTACTTAAGTTGCCACTATTACAAGTTGGTCAATTTGCGATACCCCTAATTGGTTTTTCTTTAATGGCTCTTTTATTACAGGCCCTTTTACCTAGTAGAAAAGTTCCTTTAAAACCACTTTTGCCTGGCTCTTTTCTGATTGGAATTGGCCTAACTACTTTAAACCTTGCAGTAAGTAAAAGTATTCTCTCCCTTGGTGTAAGATTTCAAGCATATGGTTTTATTGGAGGTTTTCTCGTACTTACTTTGTGGGTATGGCTATTAGGAGTGATTTTATATTTTGGACAGTGCTGGAGCGTTGTTATTGCTAGGATGTCTTTAGTAAATAAAAAAAGAAATTATAGAAAAGGATAA
- a CDS encoding TolC family protein, whose translation MLRRVINPFLLLPLSLSMNTFNVLSSETKNYIDNILEEKSNITFVDYQKIEKLVLNNQELKSLQNLVASASFNLSSQIAKRYPSLDFQASGLPKYVAGKKYNSNSPTLKTSQFTANPSLNIKWDLIAPLRGSEIKIAKTNYKISENNYEIKKKDLIQEARIRYHKYKKSYQDIQNKKFTLDLSITSLENAKAKLDAGIGTKFEVLEAEAQLSRDQQSLNAKKIEHEINKISLKEILNIKGDFKTNKEQNLIGFWNHKLNKNINEGLDKNLSLKNLILQKSIKMSQAESFLAQNKPNIYISNSLSSTFSKGDSLSTNIDSEKSGSNYTNTISLNFAWSIFDGGQNKNSYKSKIADAESEKYAYENLKNVLTTSISKAYLNLKLNEEKIISSLKEIESSKESVRLSRLRYDVGISTLKDVLVRQSELSNAKSKNINAIYNYNLNIDELETLTFLDKSKNCLGSKNTKIKDTKSICNI comes from the coding sequence ATGCTTAGAAGAGTAATAAATCCTTTCTTATTATTGCCGCTTAGTCTCAGTATGAATACCTTTAATGTTCTATCGAGTGAAACAAAAAATTACATTGATAATATTTTAGAAGAAAAATCAAATATTACTTTTGTTGATTATCAAAAAATAGAAAAACTTGTATTAAATAATCAAGAATTAAAATCATTACAAAACCTAGTAGCCTCTGCAAGCTTTAATCTTTCCAGTCAAATTGCCAAAAGATACCCATCCTTAGATTTTCAAGCCAGTGGGTTACCAAAATATGTCGCAGGTAAAAAGTACAATAGCAATTCACCTACTTTAAAAACATCTCAATTTACGGCTAATCCCTCTTTGAATATCAAATGGGATTTAATTGCCCCACTAAGAGGATCTGAAATTAAAATTGCCAAAACAAATTACAAAATTTCAGAAAATAATTATGAAATTAAGAAAAAAGATTTAATTCAAGAAGCAAGAATCAGATACCACAAATACAAAAAATCATATCAAGATATACAAAATAAAAAATTCACACTTGATTTATCAATTACAAGTTTAGAAAATGCTAAAGCGAAGCTAGATGCTGGAATTGGTACAAAATTTGAAGTTCTTGAAGCAGAAGCTCAATTATCTCGAGATCAACAATCACTTAATGCAAAGAAAATAGAACATGAAATTAATAAAATTTCTCTTAAAGAGATTCTTAATATTAAGGGAGATTTCAAAACTAATAAAGAGCAAAATCTTATAGGGTTTTGGAATCATAAACTGAATAAGAATATCAATGAGGGTTTGGATAAAAATCTTTCCTTAAAAAACCTTATTCTTCAAAAATCAATCAAAATGAGCCAAGCAGAGAGCTTTTTAGCTCAAAATAAGCCAAATATCTATATCAGTAATTCATTATCTAGTACATTTTCAAAGGGTGACTCTCTATCAACTAATATCGACTCTGAAAAATCTGGATCTAATTATACAAATACCATAAGTCTTAACTTTGCATGGAGTATTTTTGATGGCGGACAAAATAAGAACTCCTACAAATCCAAAATAGCAGATGCAGAATCCGAAAAATATGCTTATGAAAATCTAAAAAATGTTTTAACCACAAGTATTAGTAAAGCCTATTTAAATCTTAAATTAAATGAAGAAAAAATAATCTCTTCTCTTAAAGAAATTGAATCTAGCAAAGAGTCTGTAAGGCTTTCCAGACTTAGATATGATGTCGGAATATCAACTCTAAAAGATGTGCTTGTTAGGCAAAGTGAATTAAGTAATGCGAAATCAAAAAATATTAATGCAATATATAATTACAATCTGAATATAGATGAACTAGAAACATTAACTTTTCTTGATAAAAGTAAAAATTGTTTAGGTAGTAAAAATACTAAAATTAAGGATACAAAGTCTATTTGCAATATATAA
- a CDS encoding TIGR03279 family radical SAM protein, producing the protein MWQEINYSEDSIDLLVPNITYKINPAEIESIEANSIAEEIGFESGDSIISINGKKPRDLIDYQILINEEILDISVLDKNHEIHNINIEKDQDVNLGINFKDALFDSIKQCNNRCPFCFIDQQPSGKRKSLYIKDDDYRLSFLYGSYLTLTNLKKEDWERIAIQKLSPLFISVHATDPATREKLLKNKKAGVILDQISWFEKNSIQIHAQIVVCPDINDGDILEKSILELAEFYKKTSQTVLSVAIVPVGLTKFRPENDGLKSISPEYAKKTIKQVERIQDSLQITLGTRFCWLADEWYLIAGTNLPSYKTYENMPQESNGVGTIRNFLEALKEKTQNLPQKVKKPKKVSWIVGKLVYEALIPSVKKLNLINGLTINLYGLPSVYWGQDQVVTGLLTGEDLIYGLKDKDLGEAVYIPSIMLKINTDLFLDDKNIQEVENQINTKIHVLDDSNDIINTLIG; encoded by the coding sequence GTGTGGCAAGAAATTAATTACAGTGAAGATTCCATTGATCTTTTGGTTCCTAATATTACTTATAAAATAAACCCTGCAGAGATTGAAAGTATTGAAGCAAATTCTATTGCTGAAGAAATAGGATTTGAATCAGGTGATTCAATTATTAGTATTAATGGGAAAAAACCAAGAGATTTAATTGATTATCAGATTCTGATTAATGAAGAAATTTTAGACATCTCAGTTTTAGATAAAAATCATGAGATTCACAATATAAATATTGAAAAAGATCAAGACGTTAATTTAGGTATAAATTTTAAAGATGCATTATTTGATTCAATCAAGCAATGCAATAATAGATGTCCATTTTGTTTTATTGATCAACAGCCGAGTGGTAAAAGAAAAAGCCTTTATATAAAAGATGATGATTATAGATTAAGTTTCCTATATGGCTCTTATTTAACTCTTACGAATTTAAAAAAAGAAGACTGGGAAAGAATTGCTATACAAAAACTATCCCCACTTTTTATTTCGGTTCATGCTACTGATCCCGCCACAAGAGAAAAATTATTAAAAAATAAAAAAGCAGGAGTGATACTTGATCAAATTTCTTGGTTTGAAAAAAACTCTATTCAAATACATGCTCAAATTGTTGTTTGTCCAGATATAAATGATGGTGATATTCTTGAGAAATCAATTTTGGAACTTGCTGAATTCTACAAAAAAACCTCTCAAACAGTACTTTCAGTCGCAATAGTTCCTGTAGGACTTACAAAATTTAGACCTGAAAATGATGGATTGAAATCTATAAGCCCAGAATACGCAAAAAAAACTATTAAACAAGTAGAGAGAATTCAAGACTCTCTACAAATTACACTTGGGACTCGTTTTTGTTGGCTAGCAGACGAATGGTATTTAATTGCTGGTACAAATTTACCTAGTTACAAAACCTACGAAAATATGCCACAAGAATCTAATGGGGTTGGGACTATTAGAAACTTTCTAGAAGCATTAAAAGAGAAGACTCAAAACTTACCCCAAAAAGTAAAAAAGCCAAAAAAAGTTAGTTGGATTGTTGGTAAGTTAGTTTATGAAGCCCTAATTCCTTCAGTTAAAAAATTAAACTTAATTAATGGATTAACAATTAATTTATATGGTTTGCCAAGTGTTTATTGGGGTCAAGATCAAGTTGTTACAGGTCTTCTTACTGGAGAAGATCTAATTTACGGGCTGAAAGATAAAGATTTAGGAGAAGCTGTTTACATACCGTCTATTATGTTAAAAATTAACACTGATTTATTTTTAGATGATAAAAATATTCAAGAAGTTGAGAATCAAATAAATACTAAAATTCACGTTCTTGATGATTCAAATGATATTATAAATACTTTGATTGGTTAA
- a CDS encoding ABC-F family ATP-binding cassette domain-containing protein, whose product MIRFEGVSKIYSTDVVLKNISWEIKKGEKVGLVGSNGAGKSTQFKILIGEEEQTSGTIIKEGNPKIAHLKQEFDCNLNFSVRQELESSFKDIRIVAIKLLEIENKMKLLDIKKNSDELEIFVNQLAKYQAKFEALGGYKMQSDVEKILPKLGFSKEDGDKLVGNFSGGWQMKVALGKIILQKPDLLLLDEPTNHLDLETIFWLEEYLSSLKIAVIIISHDRYFLDKLCKKIIFVDRGISETYNGNYSFFVEQKSLNQESQNKAYQLQQKEIELQKRYIDRFRASATRSSQAKSREKQLKKISKIEAPIAKSKSPVFNFPECPRSGKLVLNIKNLSHSFEDKILFLDINLKISSGEKIAILGPNGCGKSTLLKIIMKKISPEIGEINLGKHNIITSYYEQNQAEALSLDERVIDLICNKSPEWSQKKVRTFLGGFGFQNETVFKYIKQLSGGEKARLALALMIINPSNFLLLDEPTNHLDLQSKENLELAIKNYKGSLLIISHDRYFISKVANRIVEIKDSKLYSYEGNYEYFLDKKSKS is encoded by the coding sequence GTGATTAGATTTGAAGGTGTAAGCAAAATTTATTCTACAGATGTTGTTTTAAAAAATATTAGTTGGGAGATTAAGAAAGGAGAAAAAGTTGGCTTAGTTGGTTCTAATGGTGCAGGTAAATCAACCCAATTTAAGATTTTAATTGGAGAGGAAGAGCAAACAAGTGGAACGATCATCAAAGAGGGAAATCCTAAAATTGCCCATTTAAAGCAAGAGTTTGATTGTAATTTGAATTTTTCAGTGAGACAGGAATTAGAAAGTTCTTTTAAAGATATACGAATTGTTGCCATTAAACTTTTAGAAATTGAGAATAAAATGAAATTGTTGGATATAAAAAAAAATTCCGATGAACTTGAAATATTTGTAAATCAACTCGCAAAATATCAAGCAAAATTTGAAGCTTTAGGTGGTTATAAAATGCAATCTGATGTAGAAAAAATATTACCAAAATTAGGCTTTTCTAAAGAAGATGGTGATAAATTAGTTGGCAATTTCTCAGGTGGTTGGCAGATGAAAGTTGCACTTGGAAAAATAATCTTACAAAAACCTGATTTACTTTTACTGGATGAACCAACCAATCATTTAGATTTAGAAACTATTTTTTGGTTGGAAGAATATCTATCATCGCTTAAAATTGCAGTTATAATAATCAGCCATGATAGATATTTCTTAGACAAATTATGTAAAAAAATAATTTTTGTAGATAGAGGAATATCTGAAACATATAATGGGAACTATTCTTTTTTTGTCGAACAGAAATCTTTGAATCAAGAATCGCAAAATAAGGCATATCAATTACAACAAAAAGAAATTGAGTTACAGAAGAGATATATAGATAGATTTAGAGCTAGTGCAACTAGAAGTTCTCAAGCAAAGAGTAGAGAAAAACAATTAAAAAAGATTTCTAAAATTGAGGCTCCCATAGCAAAATCAAAAAGTCCTGTTTTTAATTTTCCAGAGTGCCCTCGCTCAGGAAAATTAGTTCTAAATATCAAAAATTTGTCTCATAGTTTCGAGGATAAAATTCTTTTTTTAGATATTAATTTAAAGATTTCTTCTGGGGAGAAAATAGCAATATTGGGACCTAATGGCTGCGGCAAATCTACATTGCTGAAAATTATTATGAAAAAAATATCTCCTGAAATTGGAGAAATTAATCTTGGTAAACATAATATAATTACTAGCTATTATGAACAGAATCAGGCTGAAGCACTTTCACTTGATGAAAGGGTTATTGATTTAATATGTAATAAGTCTCCAGAATGGTCCCAAAAAAAAGTTAGAACATTTTTAGGGGGTTTTGGCTTTCAAAATGAAACTGTTTTTAAATATATTAAACAACTTAGCGGGGGAGAAAAGGCAAGATTAGCATTGGCGCTCATGATTATTAATCCTAGTAATTTCCTTCTTTTGGACGAGCCAACTAATCATTTGGATCTCCAATCTAAGGAAAACTTAGAATTAGCAATTAAAAATTATAAGGGATCATTATTAATAATTTCTCATGATAGGTATTTTATTTCAAAGGTTGCAAATAGAATTGTCGAAATTAAAGATTCAAAGTTATATTCTTATGAAGGTAACTACGAATATTTTTTAGACAAAAAATCAAAGTCATAA
- a CDS encoding high light inducible protein: MNNDNQPRFGFVNFAETWNGRMAMMGILIGLGTELITGQSILRQIGIG, from the coding sequence ATGAATAATGACAATCAACCAAGATTTGGCTTCGTAAATTTCGCAGAAACTTGGAATGGCCGTATGGCAATGATGGGTATCTTGATTGGACTTGGTACTGAATTAATTACTGGACAAAGTATTCTTCGACAAATTGGAATAGGTTAG
- a CDS encoding DUF3120 domain-containing protein encodes MKELITKNLELKDKFNYESNKTVDSYENSFLSNPLSLRLWSSFFVILPIFVQAPWVRLEPISALCFTFVIVLVAIVLNQKGSNKWFIVSSLLLGISGSWLGGCLFWGWLSPFPILHIPVEAVVLPLALIGFGTNWKIGSSFYVSSLFGTAVTDITIFLIGIMDQWRQVITADSENAPMILQKTSESLIQIKSLSIIVFVALILWFISKEILDSGTNNTTNGKALLVSGYVIQTTLIVDGIFIVLAILQPTFSGLV; translated from the coding sequence TTGAAAGAATTAATTACAAAAAATTTAGAATTAAAAGATAAATTCAACTATGAATCCAACAAGACAGTTGATTCATACGAAAATAGTTTCTTATCAAATCCTCTCTCTTTAAGATTGTGGTCTTCTTTTTTTGTAATTTTACCTATTTTTGTTCAAGCCCCTTGGGTTAGATTAGAACCAATAAGTGCTCTTTGTTTTACTTTTGTCATTGTCTTAGTGGCAATTGTTTTGAATCAGAAAGGATCTAATAAGTGGTTTATTGTCAGTTCATTATTACTTGGTATATCAGGTAGTTGGCTTGGTGGATGTTTGTTCTGGGGATGGTTAAGCCCATTTCCTATCCTACACATACCTGTTGAAGCTGTGGTTCTCCCATTAGCTTTAATTGGATTTGGTACTAATTGGAAAATAGGTTCAAGTTTTTATGTCTCTTCTTTATTTGGAACCGCAGTTACCGACATTACAATATTTTTAATCGGAATCATGGATCAATGGAGGCAGGTAATTACAGCAGATTCTGAAAATGCACCCATGATTCTTCAAAAAACTTCAGAGAGTCTTATTCAAATAAAATCATTATCTATTATCGTTTTTGTTGCTCTTATACTTTGGTTTATTTCAAAAGAAATTCTAGATTCTGGCACAAATAATACTACTAATGGTAAAGCACTCTTAGTTTCTGGTTACGTAATTCAAACGACATTAATTGTTGATGGTATTTTTATTGTTTTAGCAATTCTGCAACCAACTTTTAGTGGATTGGTTTAA
- a CDS encoding DUF2973 domain-containing protein: MTILFPIIYSAALTYLVWKAFKVMSNGWGISDNKNQRLSTSRFKQKKYTIHPELLDKSGNITEEELLTVRFSNDNDSTLEEKGSTTD, translated from the coding sequence ATGACAATTTTATTTCCAATAATATATTCTGCAGCCTTAACGTATTTAGTTTGGAAAGCTTTTAAAGTAATGTCTAATGGCTGGGGTATATCCGATAATAAAAATCAAAGATTGAGTACTTCCAGGTTTAAACAAAAAAAGTACACAATACATCCAGAACTTTTAGATAAATCAGGAAATATAACAGAAGAGGAACTACTAACAGTAAGATTTTCTAATGACAATGACTCTACATTAGAAGAAAAAGGTTCAACAACTGATTAA
- a CDS encoding TrkA family potassium uptake protein — protein sequence MADWWQWSQKREKEALTFAVVGVGRFGTAVCRELISNGADVLAADYSEKAIDDLRQLEPSIEARVVDCTDEESMKESGILEMNTVVVGISEPIEASITTTLIAKDSEGSKVKRVIARATSDLHEKMLKRVGADKVVFPSRMQGERLGLELVRPNLIERLELDNQTGIDEITVPEEFIGRSLRDLNLRKNYLVNVLAAGPAEELTVNPPAKYILERGNILVVMGKTVDLQKLPQN from the coding sequence ATGGCTGATTGGTGGCAGTGGTCTCAAAAGAGAGAAAAAGAAGCACTCACTTTTGCAGTTGTCGGCGTTGGAAGATTTGGAACCGCAGTTTGCAGAGAACTTATAAGTAATGGTGCAGATGTTTTGGCTGCAGATTATTCAGAAAAAGCTATTGATGATTTAAGGCAATTAGAACCTTCAATAGAAGCAAGAGTTGTCGATTGTACTGATGAAGAGTCTATGAAGGAATCGGGAATACTTGAAATGAATACCGTTGTAGTGGGTATTAGTGAACCTATTGAAGCAAGTATAACTACAACACTTATCGCTAAAGATAGTGAGGGTAGCAAGGTGAAAAGAGTAATAGCGAGAGCAACTAGTGATTTGCACGAAAAAATGTTAAAAAGAGTGGGTGCAGATAAAGTTGTTTTCCCATCTAGGATGCAAGGAGAAAGATTAGGTTTAGAACTAGTAAGACCAAACCTAATCGAAAGATTGGAACTAGATAACCAAACTGGTATAGATGAAATAACTGTTCCAGAGGAATTTATTGGAAGATCTTTGAGAGATTTAAATTTGAGGAAAAATTATTTAGTAAATGTTCTTGCTGCAGGACCTGCTGAAGAGTTAACAGTTAATCCACCAGCAAAATATATTTTGGAAAGAGGAAATATTTTGGTAGTCATGGGTAAAACTGTAGATTTACAGAAATTGCCTCAAAATTAA
- a CDS encoding inositol monophosphatase family protein: MNPPNLTNKQLRELDSLFELVSQRQTKDFGNISASNKADGSLLTSCDLWSDKTIVDGLASIAPGEGVLSEEGQKLIPNSKAYWVVDPLDGTTNFAAGIPYWSISVARFVDGKPQSSFLIIPTLKKKFVSIKGKGVWLNNNKVDPSQNNRQSDCISLCSRSIKILQKKPNSLFPGKIRLLGVSSLNLTSVAMGQTFGAIESTPKIWDIAAAWLLLEELNCSIEWLATDPLNLVSGEDLSDVNFPLIACRSIEKFEILKPWGNLLLEK; the protein is encoded by the coding sequence ATGAATCCACCAAATTTAACTAATAAGCAACTACGTGAATTAGATTCTTTATTTGAATTGGTTAGTCAACGTCAAACAAAAGATTTTGGTAATATTAGCGCTAGCAATAAAGCAGACGGATCATTACTAACAAGTTGTGATTTATGGAGTGACAAAACAATCGTGGATGGCTTAGCTTCAATAGCTCCAGGTGAAGGCGTCCTTAGTGAAGAAGGGCAAAAGTTAATTCCAAATTCAAAAGCTTACTGGGTGGTCGATCCACTCGATGGGACAACAAATTTTGCTGCCGGTATTCCTTACTGGTCTATATCTGTAGCAAGGTTCGTTGATGGTAAACCACAATCTTCTTTTTTAATAATTCCTACATTGAAAAAAAAGTTTGTATCCATTAAAGGTAAAGGGGTTTGGTTAAATAACAATAAAGTAGATCCTAGCCAAAATAATCGTCAAAGTGATTGCATTTCTTTATGTAGTAGATCAATAAAAATTTTACAAAAAAAACCAAACTCATTATTTCCTGGCAAAATCAGACTCTTAGGTGTATCGAGTTTAAATCTTACAAGTGTAGCAATGGGACAAACTTTCGGAGCGATAGAATCAACCCCTAAGATATGGGATATTGCAGCAGCCTGGCTGCTATTAGAAGAACTCAATTGTTCTATAGAGTGGTTAGCAACAGATCCTTTAAATTTAGTTTCAGGAGAAGACTTGAGCGATGTAAATTTTCCATTAATTGCTTGTAGATCTATAGAAAAATTTGAAATTTTAAAGCCATGGGGCAATTTATTATTAGAAAAATAG
- a CDS encoding potassium transporter TrkG — MKLTSNVYKLKDAYKKLSVPQFTIVTGLFIICLGTLILSSPLCSSSKVGLWEAFFTSTSAITVTGLTIIDIGDDLNFFGQLFLAFMLLSGGLGLMAITTFLQGFVVKGTKLRTRLDKGKTLDEFGVGGIGRTFQSIAITAMSIISLGAIVLYAFGFVDIQNNGERLWSSIFHSISAYNNAGFSLSSNSLQDYRTNYLVNSVFVFLIVMGGLGWRVIDDIWSNKKNLSYKKLSLHSRLVIRTSLSLILFGSLGFFITESLLNSQFFNDLNLFERLLSSIFETVSARTAGFTNYPISLNSISDTGLLLLMTLMFIGASTGGTGGGIKTTTFIALMAATRSTLRGQKDVIISNRLISDKVILKAVGITVGSLLFVLLMAMLLSTTNTFVKRESFTFLEILFTCISAFATVGFDIGLTAKLNHFGQFILIVGMFVGRLGILLLLSALWQALYKSRIDRQKRIGYPRADLYV, encoded by the coding sequence GTGAAATTAACTAGTAATGTTTATAAGTTAAAAGATGCTTACAAAAAGCTATCTGTGCCTCAATTTACTATTGTTACAGGCTTATTTATTATTTGCCTTGGAACTTTAATTTTGAGCTCTCCATTATGTTCATCTTCAAAGGTTGGCTTGTGGGAAGCATTTTTTACATCTACTTCTGCTATTACCGTAACTGGCTTAACCATAATAGATATTGGTGATGATTTAAATTTCTTTGGCCAGCTTTTCTTGGCTTTTATGCTTTTATCAGGTGGACTAGGATTAATGGCTATTACAACATTTTTACAGGGTTTTGTTGTAAAGGGGACAAAGCTAAGAACTAGATTAGACAAGGGCAAGACTCTAGATGAATTTGGAGTTGGAGGAATTGGTCGAACTTTTCAAAGCATTGCAATTACAGCGATGAGTATCATATCCTTGGGCGCAATTGTTTTATATGCTTTTGGATTTGTAGACATTCAAAATAATGGGGAAAGACTATGGTCCTCGATTTTTCACAGCATATCTGCATATAACAATGCAGGATTTTCTTTAAGTTCAAATAGTCTCCAAGACTATAGAACAAATTATTTGGTGAATAGTGTTTTTGTTTTTCTCATTGTTATGGGTGGATTGGGCTGGCGGGTTATTGATGATATTTGGAGTAATAAAAAAAATCTTTCTTATAAAAAATTAAGCCTTCATTCCAGACTAGTTATTAGGACAAGTTTGTCTCTAATATTATTTGGATCATTAGGATTCTTTATCACTGAATCATTGCTAAATAGTCAATTTTTTAATGATTTGAATTTGTTTGAACGGTTATTGTCATCAATTTTTGAGACAGTGAGTGCAAGAACTGCAGGCTTTACAAATTATCCAATATCCTTGAACTCTATATCAGATACTGGCTTATTGTTATTAATGACTTTGATGTTTATTGGAGCAAGTACTGGAGGTACTGGTGGAGGCATAAAAACAACTACTTTTATTGCTTTAATGGCTGCAACTAGATCAACTTTAAGAGGTCAGAAAGATGTAATTATTAGCAATAGATTAATTTCAGATAAAGTTATCCTAAAGGCAGTTGGAATCACAGTTGGATCTTTGCTTTTTGTTCTTTTAATGGCAATGTTGCTTAGTACAACAAATACGTTTGTTAAGAGAGAATCTTTCACATTCCTAGAAATTCTGTTCACTTGTATATCTGCATTTGCAACTGTTGGTTTTGATATTGGTTTAACTGCAAAATTAAATCATTTTGGTCAATTTATTCTTATTGTCGGTATGTTTGTGGGCAGACTTGGGATCCTTTTGCTTTTAAGTGCACTTTGGCAGGCTCTTTATAAGAGTAGAATAGATAGACAAAAGAGAATTGGCTATCCTAGGGCTGATCTTTATGTTTAG